A genomic region of [Eubacterium] eligens ATCC 27750 contains the following coding sequences:
- a CDS encoding YfhO family protein produces the protein MTSSKKSILNSNLTYVIAFVLPLIMMAALYYTREIFPWGSDCYLRSDMYHQYAPFFSELWHKIRNGESLTYSWDIGMGTNFTSLYAYYLASPANWFIVLFPQKYMIEIMNSLIILKIAGSSLAITYYITRHFDTKNCVAALFGMFYGMSGFIAAYSWNIMWLDCVILLPLIMLGLERLVNENKCIFYCITLGLCIFTNYYISIMVCISVVIYFIILMISYNGPVSILQYVKKFINFCIYSLLAGGLGACLLLPEFYTFSLSASSDTSFPAQLKSYFSILSMLTRQLINVPVHLGLEHFPNIYCGVAVFLLIPLYVMCKKINAREKIGKCIILLIFLTAFNLNIPNYIWHGLHFPNSLPCRQSFIYIFFVLTMCFEAVYNIKELSNKQIGTSLWISIGLLVLFEQLFMADGSTYSFKIAYVSGIFILLYALLMFINNNAKLKIPLVLLLTFSVSIIECTLNMDSTGIGTTSRTSYLLDYDAVKTVTKTVADNDDSFYRMDKLFGARTKNDGAWHNYKTVSTFSSTCNAGMSKLFNYLGLENSTNAYGCNGLTEVTDMIFSVKYTISNKLLAESNLRSYYTGSDGEFIYKNNYTLPIGFAINEQSASKMNFMTANNGIENQNLMIQNMTGISDVFTVVDEFPNESDCTIKPQKDGHLYLIAANQSVDYITVTLNNSDKSYSYSNLKSNNRIIDVGYITKSDTVEVTAETGMNLTAYMLDSDKLIKAYNILNAESYQVDSYTDTHFKGSISLSSDKTVLFSIPYDAGWSVYVDGKRVDTFVWKNALLCVDVPAGTHSLELRYVPHNLILGCVLTAFSIIILIGIYVSARLIRNGRIHTYNWPVFIRKYLELPVIESVAESHSDNEDYNFLNKNIQETILDEMNDFDNLESPDFEDDTSDYNLKDNETKEDL, from the coding sequence ATGACATCTTCAAAGAAATCAATTCTTAATTCTAATCTGACTTATGTAATAGCATTTGTGCTTCCTTTAATTATGATGGCAGCACTCTATTATACCCGGGAAATATTTCCATGGGGAAGCGACTGCTATCTAAGATCAGACATGTATCACCAGTATGCCCCTTTCTTTTCGGAATTGTGGCACAAGATAAGGAATGGTGAAAGTCTTACCTATTCATGGGATATTGGTATGGGAACCAACTTTACATCATTATATGCGTATTATCTTGCCAGTCCTGCGAACTGGTTTATTGTATTATTTCCGCAGAAATATATGATTGAAATTATGAATTCCCTTATCATATTAAAAATTGCCGGCAGCAGTCTTGCAATAACATATTACATAACCAGACATTTCGATACTAAAAACTGTGTGGCTGCTCTGTTTGGCATGTTCTATGGAATGTCCGGATTCATTGCAGCATACAGCTGGAACATCATGTGGCTTGACTGCGTAATATTATTACCACTAATAATGCTTGGTCTTGAACGACTTGTTAATGAAAATAAATGTATCTTCTACTGTATAACACTGGGATTATGTATATTTACCAACTATTATATTTCAATCATGGTATGTATTTCTGTTGTTATTTACTTTATCATACTTATGATTTCATATAATGGTCCGGTAAGCATATTACAATATGTAAAGAAATTCATTAATTTCTGTATATATTCACTCCTCGCAGGTGGACTTGGTGCCTGCCTTTTACTGCCGGAATTTTATACATTTTCTTTATCTGCATCAAGTGACACTTCATTTCCTGCACAGTTAAAATCATATTTCAGCATACTTTCAATGCTTACAAGGCAGCTTATTAATGTTCCTGTCCATCTCGGACTTGAACATTTTCCTAACATATATTGTGGTGTTGCTGTATTTTTGCTTATTCCGCTCTATGTTATGTGCAAAAAAATCAATGCCCGTGAAAAAATTGGAAAATGTATAATTCTTCTGATTTTCTTAACAGCATTTAACCTCAATATACCTAATTATATATGGCACGGACTGCATTTTCCAAACAGTCTTCCATGCAGACAGTCTTTTATCTACATATTTTTTGTTCTTACTATGTGTTTTGAGGCTGTATATAATATAAAAGAGTTATCTAATAAACAGATTGGTACTTCATTATGGATTTCAATCGGTCTGCTTGTTCTTTTTGAACAGTTATTTATGGCGGATGGAAGTACTTATTCATTCAAGATTGCATATGTAAGTGGAATATTCATATTGTTATATGCTCTTCTTATGTTTATTAACAATAATGCAAAGCTTAAAATACCGCTTGTACTTCTGCTTACATTTTCTGTATCAATCATAGAATGTACTCTTAATATGGATTCGACAGGTATCGGTACAACGAGCCGTACATCATATCTTCTTGATTATGATGCAGTAAAGACTGTTACTAAAACAGTTGCTGATAACGACGATTCATTTTACCGTATGGACAAGCTTTTTGGTGCAAGAACCAAAAATGATGGTGCATGGCATAATTACAAAACTGTATCCACATTTTCTTCTACATGTAATGCAGGTATGTCAAAACTATTCAATTATCTTGGTTTAGAGAATTCAACCAATGCATATGGATGCAATGGTCTCACAGAAGTAACTGATATGATATTCTCTGTTAAATATACCATAAGCAACAAGCTTCTTGCAGAAAGTAATTTAAGAAGCTACTATACAGGAAGTGACGGTGAGTTCATATATAAAAATAATTATACTCTTCCGATAGGATTTGCTATTAATGAACAGTCTGCTTCCAAAATGAATTTCATGACTGCCAATAACGGTATTGAAAACCAGAATCTTATGATTCAGAATATGACAGGGATAAGTGATGTATTCACTGTAGTTGATGAATTTCCTAACGAATCAGACTGTACTATAAAGCCACAAAAAGATGGACATTTGTATCTTATAGCTGCCAACCAGTCCGTTGATTACATAACCGTAACGCTTAATAATTCAGACAAATCTTATTCTTACAGTAACTTAAAGAGTAATAACAGAATTATTGATGTAGGTTATATCACAAAATCTGACACAGTGGAAGTTACCGCCGAAACAGGTATGAATCTTACTGCTTATATGCTTGATTCTGATAAGTTAATCAAGGCTTACAATATTCTCAATGCAGAAAGTTATCAGGTTGATTCATATACAGATACTCATTTTAAAGGATCAATCAGCTTATCTTCTGACAAGACTGTTCTGTTTTCTATTCCGTACGATGCCGGATGGTCTGTATATGTTGATGGCAAACGTGTAGATACATTTGTATGGAAGAACGCTTTGTTATGTGTTGATGTTCCAGCCGGAACACACTCACTTGAATTAAGGTATGTTCCACACAATTTAATATTGGGTTGCGTTTTAACTGCATTTAGCATTATTATATTGATTGGCATATATGTGTCTGCCCGTCTTATAAGGAACGGCAGAATACATACTTATAACTGGCCTGTTTTCATCAGAAAGTATCTTGAACTTCCTGTTATAGAATCTGTTGCAGAATCTCATTCTGATAATGAGGACTACAATTTCCTTAATAAGAATATACAAGAAACTATTCTTGATGAAATGAATGATTTTGATAATCTCGAATCTCCGGATTTCGAAGATGATACATCAGATTATAATTTAAAAGACAATGAAACCAAGGAGGATTTATAA
- the argH gene encoding argininosuccinate lyase: MKLWGGRFTKETNELVNNFNASISFDQKFYKQDIEGSIAHATMLGKQGIIPESESEQIVEGLKGILADIESGKLEITDEYEDIHTFMEATLIERIGDAGKRLHTGRSRNDQVALDMRLFTRQEVLNTDAELKELMAVILRIMKENTHTFMPGFTHLQKAQPVTVAHHFGAYFEMFKRDRSRLHDIYERMNYCPLGAGALAGTTYPLDRELTASLLGFYGPTLNSMDSVSDRDYLIEFLSALSTIMMHLSRFSEEICIWNSNEYRFIELDDAFSTGSSIMPQKKNPDIAELVRGKTGRVYGALISLLTTMKGIPLAYNKDMQEDKELSFDAFDTAKGCISLFKGMIDTMKFNNKRMEASAKNGFTNATDAADYLVKKGVPFREAHGIVGQLVLMCIEKNIALDDLSLDEYKAVSPVFDEDIYEAISLQTCVDKRLTLGAPGPEVMNKVIAIYDKYMEEN; this comes from the coding sequence ATGAAATTATGGGGTGGACGATTCACCAAAGAAACTAATGAGCTTGTCAACAACTTCAACGCATCAATTTCATTTGACCAGAAGTTCTATAAGCAGGATATTGAAGGAAGTATTGCACATGCTACTATGCTCGGCAAGCAGGGAATTATTCCTGAAAGCGAAAGTGAGCAGATTGTAGAAGGTCTTAAGGGAATTCTTGCTGATATTGAATCAGGAAAGCTTGAAATCACTGATGAATACGAGGATATCCATACATTTATGGAGGCTACTCTTATTGAGAGAATCGGTGATGCCGGAAAGAGACTTCACACAGGACGAAGCAGAAATGACCAGGTTGCTCTTGATATGAGACTTTTCACAAGACAGGAAGTTCTTAATACTGATGCTGAGCTTAAAGAGCTTATGGCTGTTATCTTAAGAATCATGAAAGAAAATACACATACATTTATGCCTGGTTTTACTCATCTTCAGAAGGCACAGCCTGTTACTGTTGCTCATCATTTCGGTGCATATTTCGAAATGTTCAAGCGCGACAGAAGCAGACTTCACGATATATATGAAAGAATGAATTACTGCCCTCTTGGTGCAGGCGCACTTGCAGGAACAACTTATCCATTAGACAGAGAACTTACTGCTTCTCTTCTTGGTTTCTACGGCCCAACACTCAACAGTATGGATTCTGTTTCTGACAGAGATTATCTTATTGAATTCTTATCTGCATTATCAACTATCATGATGCATTTAAGCCGTTTCTCTGAGGAAATATGCATCTGGAATTCTAATGAATACAGATTCATAGAACTTGATGACGCTTTCAGTACAGGAAGCTCTATTATGCCTCAGAAGAAGAACCCTGATATTGCAGAGCTTGTAAGAGGTAAGACAGGCAGAGTATATGGTGCTCTTATAAGTCTCCTTACAACAATGAAGGGTATTCCTCTTGCTTACAATAAAGATATGCAGGAAGATAAGGAATTATCATTTGACGCATTTGACACAGCTAAAGGTTGCATCAGCCTTTTCAAGGGCATGATTGATACTATGAAATTCAACAACAAGAGAATGGAAGCTTCAGCAAAGAACGGCTTCACTAATGCTACTGATGCTGCTGACTATCTTGTTAAGAAGGGGGTTCCTTTCAGAGAAGCCCACGGTATTGTCGGTCAGCTTGTTCTTATGTGCATTGAGAAGAATATCGCACTTGATGACCTTTCACTTGACGAATACAAGGCTGTAAGCCCTGTATTTGATGAAGATATCTACGAGGCAATCAGCCTTCAGACTTGTGTAGATAAGAGACTTACTCTTGGAGCTCCTGGTCCAGAGGTTATGAATAAGGTTATTGCTATTTATGATAAATATATGGAAGAGAATTAA
- a CDS encoding DNA gyrase/topoisomerase IV subunit A: protein MAEKIIRTEYSEVMQKSYIDYSMSVITARALPDVRDGLKPVQRRVLYAMDRLGLNYDKPHRKSARIVGDTMGKYHPHGDSSIYETLVVLSQDFKKGMALVDGHGNFGSIEGDGAAAMRYTEAKLKKFTQDVYLADLDKNVVDFVPNFDETEKEPEVLPVRVPNLLVNGADGIAVGMTTNIPPHNLSEVVDAVCAYMDNEDITTDELMQLCPGPDFPTGGIVINKSELGAIYETGTGKIKLRGKVIFEPAKNRSEKDKLVITEIPYTMIGANIGKFISDVVSLIETKKTTDIVDISNESSKEGIRIVLELKKNADVKNLENLLYKKTKLEDTFGVNMLAIVDGRPETLGIKDIIKHHINFQYELATRKYTTLLEKEKANREIKEGLIRACDIIDLIIEILRGSANLKMAKDCLVNGNVEGIKFKSEQSKKQAAGLDFTERQAGAILEMRLYKLIGLEILNLQKEYDECVKKIEKYEKILGSRKEMAKVIKADLLNIKKEYGVERRTVIEDGEAAVFEEKKIPEMEVMFIMDRFGYARTIDMAAFERNKDAVFNENKYVIPVMNTDKICIFTDTGDLHQLKIKDLPFTKFRDKGTPIDNLCNYDSSKEIIVYITPFERLKNQKMLFVTRQGMMKLVDSEEFQVAKRTVACTKLADDDKLIGMYSTDARVEIYSKFSLDGEIKEEEVVESNQNVIVQTENGVFLKFPLTDIPMKKKSAVGVRGIKLSKDDYIEDVFLLTEGDEFTMEYKGKSISFAKMKTAHRDTKGTKIRV from the coding sequence ATGGCTGAGAAGATTATAAGGACTGAGTATTCTGAGGTTATGCAGAAGTCCTATATAGATTATTCCATGAGTGTTATTACAGCAAGAGCACTTCCTGATGTAAGAGACGGTTTAAAGCCGGTACAGAGAAGAGTGCTGTATGCCATGGACCGGTTGGGGCTTAATTACGACAAGCCTCACAGAAAGTCTGCACGTATCGTTGGTGATACAATGGGTAAATACCATCCACATGGTGACAGTTCAATATATGAGACACTCGTTGTACTTTCACAGGATTTTAAGAAGGGTATGGCTCTTGTTGACGGACACGGAAACTTCGGTTCTATCGAAGGTGACGGAGCTGCCGCTATGCGATATACAGAAGCTAAGTTAAAAAAGTTCACACAGGACGTATATCTTGCTGACCTTGATAAAAATGTTGTGGATTTCGTGCCTAACTTTGATGAGACAGAAAAAGAGCCTGAGGTTCTTCCTGTAAGAGTACCTAATCTGCTTGTAAATGGTGCAGATGGTATTGCGGTTGGTATGACAACTAATATCCCTCCACACAATCTTTCAGAGGTTGTTGATGCAGTATGTGCATATATGGATAATGAGGATATCACAACAGACGAGCTTATGCAGCTCTGCCCTGGACCGGATTTTCCTACAGGCGGAATTGTAATTAATAAAAGCGAGCTTGGTGCAATATATGAGACTGGAACAGGTAAGATTAAGTTAAGAGGCAAGGTCATATTCGAGCCTGCCAAGAACCGTTCTGAGAAGGACAAGCTTGTTATTACAGAGATTCCATATACAATGATTGGTGCTAACATAGGTAAATTTATATCTGATGTTGTAAGCCTTATAGAGACTAAGAAAACTACCGATATTGTCGACATTTCCAATGAATCTTCTAAGGAAGGAATAAGAATTGTCCTTGAACTTAAGAAGAACGCTGATGTCAAGAATCTTGAAAATCTTCTTTACAAGAAGACCAAGTTGGAAGATACATTTGGCGTAAATATGCTGGCTATCGTTGATGGAAGACCTGAGACCTTAGGTATTAAGGATATAATAAAACACCACATTAATTTCCAGTATGAGCTTGCTACAAGAAAGTACACAACACTTCTTGAAAAGGAGAAGGCTAACAGGGAGATTAAGGAAGGTCTTATAAGAGCATGTGATATTATTGACCTTATTATCGAGATATTACGAGGCAGTGCTAATCTTAAGATGGCTAAGGACTGCCTTGTTAATGGTAATGTTGAGGGAATCAAGTTTAAGTCAGAGCAGTCAAAAAAGCAGGCTGCAGGTCTTGATTTCACAGAAAGACAGGCTGGCGCAATATTGGAAATGCGTCTGTACAAGCTGATTGGCCTTGAAATTCTTAATCTTCAGAAAGAATATGATGAATGTGTCAAGAAGATTGAGAAGTATGAAAAGATACTTGGCAGCAGAAAAGAGATGGCTAAGGTTATCAAGGCTGACCTTCTTAATATTAAAAAGGAATATGGTGTTGAAAGAAGAACTGTAATTGAAGACGGAGAAGCTGCTGTATTTGAGGAAAAGAAGATTCCAGAGATGGAAGTTATGTTTATTATGGACAGATTCGGATATGCAAGAACCATTGATATGGCTGCATTTGAGAGAAATAAAGATGCTGTATTTAATGAGAACAAATATGTCATTCCGGTAATGAACACAGATAAAATCTGCATATTTACTGATACGGGAGATCTGCACCAGTTAAAGATAAAGGATCTGCCATTCACTAAGTTCAGAGATAAAGGCACACCGATTGATAATCTGTGTAACTATGACAGTTCTAAGGAGATAATTGTGTACATTACTCCATTTGAACGACTTAAGAATCAGAAAATGCTTTTTGTTACAAGACAGGGAATGATGAAGCTTGTAGACAGCGAAGAATTCCAGGTTGCAAAGCGTACAGTTGCATGTACAAAATTAGCAGATGACGATAAACTTATCGGAATGTATTCAACAGACGCAAGAGTAGAGATTTATTCAAAGTTCTCACTTGATGGAGAAATCAAGGAAGAAGAGGTTGTCGAGAGCAACCAGAATGTAATTGTACAGACAGAAAATGGAGTGTTCTTAAAGTTCCCATTAACAGATATTCCAATGAAGAAGAAGAGTGCTGTTGGCGTAAGAGGAATCAAGCTTTCAAAAGATGATTATATAGAAGATGTATTCCTGCTTACAGAAGGTGACGAGTTCACAATGGAATATAAGGGCAAGAGTATCAGCTTTGCCAAGATGAAGACGGCACACAGGGATACTAAGGGGACTAAGATAAGAGTATAG
- a CDS encoding DNA gyrase/topoisomerase IV subunit B yields MAANKYDANSISILEGLEAVRMRPGMYIGSVGTKGLNHLIYEIADNSVDEHLAGFCTQINVTLNDDGTATIKDNGRGIPIGIHPKAGIPAVEVVFTVLHAGGKFGDGGYKISGGLHGVGASVVNALSVWLEVEIRVDGGVYKQRYERGKATAPLEKIGTCRKNDTGTTVTFLPDGEIFEKTRFKADSIKSRLHETAYLNPGLTIEFEDKRKGSEDKETFHEPDGLKAYIKDLNNGKETVCDIVYFKKKQEDIEVEVAFQFVNEFEENILGFCNNIYTQEGGTHITGFKTKFTMIINQYARELGILKDKDANFTGLDVRNGMTAVVAVKHPAPRFEGQTKTKLDNPDAGTVVANVTGDEVQLYFDRHLDDLNAVIACAEKSAKIRKAEEKAKTNMLTKQKFSIDSNGKLANCESKNPEECEVFIVEGDSAGGSAKTARNRRTQAILPIRGKILNVEKASIDKVLANAEIKTMINSFNCGFLEGYGNDFDISRLRYNKIIIMTDADVDGAHIDTLLLTFFYRFMPELINQGHVYIATPPLYKVVPKKGEGEYLYDDKALEDYRKKHTSGTFTLQRYKGLGEMDPDQLWETTLNPETRILKQVEIEDARLATEVTAMLMGTDVPPRREFIYTHANEAEIDA; encoded by the coding sequence ATGGCAGCTAATAAATATGATGCTAACAGTATATCAATACTGGAAGGTCTTGAAGCGGTAAGAATGAGACCGGGTATGTATATTGGAAGTGTTGGAACTAAGGGACTTAATCATCTTATATATGAGATTGCGGATAATTCAGTGGATGAGCATCTAGCAGGTTTTTGTACACAGATAAATGTAACTCTTAATGATGATGGAACAGCAACTATCAAGGATAATGGACGAGGCATTCCTATAGGAATACACCCTAAAGCCGGAATACCTGCGGTTGAGGTTGTATTTACAGTACTTCATGCAGGCGGTAAGTTCGGAGATGGCGGATATAAGATATCAGGAGGACTTCATGGAGTTGGTGCGTCTGTTGTTAATGCACTTTCTGTATGGCTTGAGGTTGAGATAAGAGTTGACGGTGGAGTGTACAAGCAAAGATACGAGCGTGGAAAAGCAACAGCGCCGCTTGAAAAGATTGGTACATGCAGAAAAAATGATACTGGTACAACTGTTACATTTCTTCCTGATGGAGAAATATTTGAAAAGACAAGATTCAAAGCAGACTCGATAAAGAGCAGGCTTCATGAGACTGCATATCTTAATCCGGGGCTTACAATTGAGTTTGAAGATAAGAGAAAGGGCAGCGAGGATAAGGAAACTTTCCATGAGCCTGACGGACTTAAGGCATATATCAAAGACCTTAACAATGGCAAAGAGACAGTATGCGATATCGTCTACTTTAAGAAGAAGCAGGAAGATATTGAGGTTGAAGTAGCATTTCAGTTTGTTAATGAATTTGAGGAAAATATTCTTGGCTTCTGTAATAACATATACACTCAGGAGGGTGGAACGCATATTACAGGCTTTAAGACCAAGTTTACAATGATTATCAACCAGTATGCGAGAGAACTTGGCATCTTAAAGGATAAGGATGCGAATTTTACAGGTCTTGATGTAAGAAATGGTATGACTGCAGTTGTTGCAGTTAAGCATCCTGCGCCAAGATTTGAGGGACAGACCAAGACCAAGCTTGATAATCCGGATGCTGGTACAGTTGTTGCAAATGTAACAGGTGACGAGGTACAGCTTTATTTCGACAGACATTTGGACGATCTTAACGCTGTAATTGCATGCGCTGAAAAATCTGCGAAGATAAGAAAAGCAGAAGAAAAGGCCAAGACAAATATGCTTACAAAGCAGAAGTTCTCTATAGACAGCAACGGAAAGCTTGCTAATTGTGAGAGTAAGAATCCGGAGGAATGTGAGGTATTCATTGTAGAGGGAGATTCAGCCGGAGGTTCAGCAAAGACTGCAAGAAACAGAAGAACTCAGGCAATTCTTCCAATCAGAGGTAAGATTCTTAATGTTGAAAAGGCAAGTATTGATAAGGTACTTGCCAATGCCGAGATTAAGACAATGATTAATTCATTCAACTGTGGATTCTTAGAGGGCTACGGTAATGACTTTGATATTAGCAGATTAAGATATAATAAGATTATTATCATGACTGATGCCGATGTGGATGGAGCACATATTGATACACTGCTTCTTACATTTTTCTACAGATTCATGCCTGAGCTTATTAATCAGGGACATGTATATATTGCTACACCACCTCTTTACAAGGTTGTTCCTAAGAAGGGCGAGGGTGAATATCTATATGATGACAAGGCACTTGAGGATTACAGAAAGAAGCATACGTCAGGAACATTTACACTTCAGAGATACAAAGGTCTTGGAGAGATGGATCCTGACCAGCTATGGGAGACAACTCTTAATCCTGAAACAAGAATTTTAAAGCAGGTTGAGATTGAGGACGCAAGGCTTGCAACTGAGGTTACAGCAATGCTTATGGGTACAGATGTACCACCTAGAAGAGAATTTATATATACGCATGCTAATGAAGCTGAGATTGATGCGTAA
- a CDS encoding peptidylprolyl isomerase, with the protein MKRRKKTIVIIAVFLVVALLITGYIRFFNGKPVYFTMGMKDDELIKTTGQKVTYTCEAEILMSDVKKEYEEMFGSSIWKENVGDADFESYIKDQIKSKLMRVKAMNAKAKEKGVVLGRDEKDSVSKAVDAYYNGLSETQISNTGITKKKLSDMFTEFAIAKKLYSDITSEMDIEVSADEARVIDIQYIVSDSEEEINKAYNLVNSGSSFFAVAKECNADGEYEYELKRGEMDSTFEKAAFDLATGEMSKVVKAEGRYYIIRCTSDNDKAKTEVNKTAILEKRKLEKFNADFEKYEAGLYMEFNNNAWKKLSIRDGYTLDSCFEDIFNTYFGK; encoded by the coding sequence ATGAAAAGAAGAAAGAAAACAATTGTAATTATAGCAGTATTTCTTGTAGTTGCGCTTCTTATAACAGGATATATCAGGTTTTTTAATGGAAAACCAGTATATTTTACTATGGGAATGAAGGATGACGAGCTTATAAAAACTACAGGTCAGAAAGTGACATATACATGTGAAGCAGAAATACTTATGTCAGATGTAAAAAAAGAATATGAGGAAATGTTTGGCAGCAGTATCTGGAAAGAAAATGTTGGTGATGCAGATTTCGAAAGTTATATAAAAGATCAGATAAAGAGTAAGCTTATGCGTGTCAAGGCAATGAATGCAAAGGCAAAAGAAAAGGGAGTAGTCCTTGGAAGAGATGAGAAGGATTCAGTTAGCAAGGCTGTTGATGCATATTATAATGGTCTTTCTGAAACGCAGATTAGTAATACTGGGATTACTAAGAAAAAACTTAGTGATATGTTCACAGAATTTGCAATTGCAAAAAAATTATATTCAGATATAACTTCTGAAATGGATATAGAAGTAAGTGCTGATGAAGCTAGAGTTATTGATATTCAGTATATTGTTTCAGATTCTGAGGAAGAGATTAATAAAGCATATAATCTTGTTAATTCAGGAAGTTCATTTTTTGCAGTTGCAAAAGAATGTAATGCAGATGGCGAATATGAGTATGAGTTAAAGCGTGGTGAAATGGACAGCACATTTGAAAAAGCAGCTTTTGATTTAGCAACAGGTGAAATGAGTAAGGTTGTTAAAGCAGAGGGCAGATATTATATTATCAGATGTACATCAGATAATGATAAAGCTAAGACAGAGGTTAATAAGACGGCTATTCTTGAAAAAAGAAAGTTAGAGAAGTTTAATGCTGATTTCGAAAAATATGAAGCCGGTCTTTATATGGAATTTAATAACAATGCGTGGAAAAAATTAAGTATCAGAGATGGTTACACATTAGATAGCTGCTTTGAAGATATTTTTAACACATATTTTGGAAAGTAA
- the rlmH gene encoding 23S rRNA (pseudouridine(1915)-N(3))-methyltransferase RlmH, with translation MRITVVCVGKIKEKFYTQAVDEYSKRLSRYCKLDIVELPDEKTPDNASDVVNEQIKNKEGERILSAIKDDAYVCALAIEGKMLDSVELSEKIDRLGIDGTSNITFVIGGSLGLADAVLKRADYKLSFSKMTFPHQLMRVILLEQIYRAYRIMKNEPYHK, from the coding sequence ATGCGTATTACGGTTGTATGTGTAGGTAAGATTAAAGAAAAATTTTATACCCAGGCGGTAGATGAGTATTCCAAGAGACTTTCAAGATATTGTAAGCTCGATATTGTAGAGCTGCCTGATGAGAAAACACCGGATAATGCAAGTGATGTTGTCAACGAGCAGATTAAGAACAAGGAAGGGGAGAGAATCCTTTCTGCCATTAAAGATGATGCTTATGTATGCGCACTTGCAATAGAAGGAAAAATGCTTGATTCTGTTGAACTATCAGAAAAGATTGACAGACTTGGAATAGACGGAACAAGCAACATAACATTTGTAATAGGAGGCTCTTTGGGACTGGCAGATGCAGTCCTAAAAAGGGCAGATTATAAGCTGAGTTTTTCAAAAATGACATTTCCACATCAGCTTATGAGAGTTATTCTTTTGGAACAGATATACAGGGCTTACAGGATTATGAAGAATGAGCCATATCACAAGTAG
- a CDS encoding Cof-type HAD-IIB family hydrolase: MVKFVASDLDGTLLLNGAQSVDESAVQYINKLVDNGVIFAPASGRQITSLKRLFGVVSDRLAYIAENGALVEYRGKTIGKTPMERKLALEIIEDVIEQPNCEVLVSGEHTAYIKPKSEEYYYRMTKVVNYHTTLVDKFTDIDEDILKIAVCDMTGIKNSKEHFINKWSDKASVLVSGELYLDLMDTNVNKGRGIEQVQQYFGLKPEECMAFGDNYNDIAMLDNVYYSYVMEKAVDDVKKHGRFITGWVEGTLREQFKEIR, encoded by the coding sequence ATGGTTAAATTCGTAGCAAGTGACCTTGATGGGACATTGCTTCTAAATGGAGCGCAGAGTGTTGATGAATCTGCGGTACAGTATATTAATAAGCTTGTTGATAATGGAGTTATATTTGCACCGGCTAGTGGCAGGCAGATAACGAGTCTTAAGAGACTTTTTGGAGTTGTCAGTGATAGGCTTGCATATATTGCGGAGAATGGTGCTCTTGTAGAATACAGGGGAAAAACTATTGGTAAGACTCCAATGGAGCGGAAACTTGCATTAGAGATAATTGAGGATGTAATTGAACAGCCAAATTGTGAGGTGCTTGTATCAGGAGAACATACGGCATATATTAAACCTAAGTCAGAAGAATATTATTACAGAATGACCAAGGTGGTCAATTACCATACAACATTAGTCGATAAGTTTACAGACATTGATGAGGATATATTAAAGATAGCTGTATGTGATATGACAGGAATTAAGAACTCTAAAGAGCATTTTATTAACAAATGGAGTGATAAGGCTTCAGTACTTGTATCGGGAGAACTTTACTTAGACCTTATGGACACTAATGTTAATAAAGGAAGAGGAATTGAGCAGGTTCAGCAGTATTTTGGACTAAAACCTGAAGAATGTATGGCATTTGGTGATAACTATAATGATATTGCAATGCTTGACAATGTGTATTACTCATATGTTATGGAGAAAGCTGTAGATGATGTTAAGAAACATGGGCGTTTCATAACAGGATGGGTAGAAGGAACATTAAGAGAACAATTTAAGGAGATAAGATAA